In the Variovorax sp. S12S4 genome, one interval contains:
- a CDS encoding metallophosphoesterase family protein, translated as MRIALVSDIHGNLPALEAVVEDIARRGADAIVNLGDSLSGPLMPVETARFLMAQDWVHLAGNHERQLLTTPADKRGPSDAFAHARLSTKEFEWIASLGHSLRFSPEVLLCHGTPASDLEYFLETVEPTVFRAATQAEIDARLGQVDAQLVACGHTHVPRVARASGGQLIVNPGSVGLPAYDDIHPYPHAVETGSPNARYAIVERHESGWASRLIAVPYDHTAMAALALKNGRPDWAHALATGRMP; from the coding sequence ATGCGCATAGCCCTAGTCTCCGACATCCACGGAAACCTCCCCGCACTCGAAGCCGTGGTCGAAGACATTGCCCGCCGCGGCGCAGATGCCATCGTCAACCTGGGCGACAGCCTCTCCGGTCCGCTGATGCCGGTGGAGACCGCACGCTTCCTGATGGCCCAGGACTGGGTCCATCTCGCGGGCAACCATGAACGCCAGCTGCTCACAACGCCCGCGGACAAGCGCGGCCCGTCTGATGCGTTTGCCCATGCCCGGCTCAGCACCAAGGAGTTCGAGTGGATTGCGTCACTCGGGCACAGCCTGCGCTTCAGTCCGGAAGTCCTGCTCTGCCACGGCACGCCCGCGAGCGACCTCGAATACTTTCTGGAGACCGTGGAGCCCACGGTGTTCCGCGCTGCCACGCAGGCGGAAATCGATGCGCGCCTCGGCCAGGTCGATGCGCAGCTTGTTGCCTGCGGGCATACACATGTGCCGCGTGTGGCGCGTGCATCCGGTGGGCAGTTGATCGTCAATCCGGGCAGCGTGGGCTTGCCTGCTTACGACGACATTCACCCATATCCGCACGCCGTGGAAACCGGCTCGCCGAACGCGCGCTATGCCATCGTGGAGCGGCACGAAAGCGGCTGGGCCTCCCGGTTGATCGCGGTGCCTTACGACCACACGGCGATGGCGGCACTGGCGCTGAAGAACGGCCGGCCGGACTGGGCCCATGCCCTTGCCACCGGACGCATGCCCTAG
- a CDS encoding amino acid ABC transporter permease: MRTFGFPEFLFILEAAKWTLALSAIAFVGGAILGLIIALMRTSESAWARGVSTTFIQIFQGTPLLLQLFLVFFGAPVLGLDINPWVAAGVALILNSAAFLGEIWRGCIEAVPRGQWEAAEALSLKYSARMRDVVLPQAFKIALAPTVGYLVQIIKGTSLAAIIGFVEVTRAGQIVNNATFQPLIVFSVVAAIYFAICWPLSLLAGRMERKRAQALAR; encoded by the coding sequence ATGCGTACCTTCGGTTTTCCCGAATTCCTGTTCATCCTCGAAGCGGCCAAGTGGACGCTGGCGCTCTCGGCCATTGCATTCGTCGGCGGCGCAATCCTCGGTTTGATCATTGCGCTCATGCGCACGTCCGAATCGGCGTGGGCACGCGGCGTATCGACCACCTTCATCCAGATCTTCCAGGGCACGCCGCTGCTGCTGCAGCTGTTTCTGGTGTTCTTCGGCGCGCCGGTGCTGGGGCTGGACATCAACCCGTGGGTTGCCGCGGGCGTGGCGCTCATCCTCAACAGCGCGGCCTTCCTCGGCGAGATCTGGCGCGGCTGCATCGAGGCGGTTCCGCGGGGCCAGTGGGAAGCCGCCGAGGCGTTGAGCCTCAAGTACAGCGCGCGCATGCGCGACGTGGTGCTGCCGCAGGCTTTCAAGATTGCGCTGGCGCCAACGGTTGGCTATCTCGTGCAGATCATCAAGGGCACCTCGCTCGCAGCCATCATCGGCTTCGTGGAGGTAACGCGCGCCGGGCAAATTGTCAACAACGCCACCTTCCAGCCGCTCATCGTGTTCTCGGTGGTGGCCGCCATCTACTTTGCGATCTGCTGGCCGCTTTCATTGCTGGCCGGGCGCATGGAGCGCAAGCGCGCACAGGCGCTCGCACGCTGA
- a CDS encoding amino acid ABC transporter ATP-binding protein has translation MTTESIIRMEAVNKWYGEFQVLTGIDLSVRQGERIVICGPSGSGKSTLIRCINRLETVQKGRIVVDGIDLTAGGKNVDAVRAEVGMVFQQFNLFPHLTILENCTLAPMRSRGMTKAQAEEVAMKYLTRVRIPEQANKYPSQLSGGQQQRVAIARALCMTPKIMLFDEPTSALDPEMVKEVLDTMIGLAEDGMTMLCVTHEMGFARSVADRVIFMAEGKIVEQAPPQEFFSNPQNEKTRQFLGQILSSHQAH, from the coding sequence ATGACGACGGAATCGATCATCCGCATGGAAGCGGTCAACAAGTGGTACGGTGAATTCCAGGTGTTGACCGGCATCGACCTGTCGGTGCGCCAGGGCGAGCGCATCGTGATCTGCGGGCCTTCAGGCTCGGGCAAGTCCACGCTCATCCGCTGCATCAACCGGCTCGAAACGGTGCAGAAGGGCCGCATCGTGGTCGACGGCATCGACCTGACGGCCGGCGGCAAGAACGTGGATGCGGTGCGTGCCGAAGTGGGCATGGTGTTTCAGCAGTTCAACCTGTTTCCGCACCTCACCATTCTGGAAAACTGCACGCTCGCGCCCATGCGCTCTCGCGGCATGACCAAGGCGCAGGCGGAAGAGGTGGCCATGAAGTACCTCACGCGCGTGCGCATTCCGGAGCAGGCCAACAAGTACCCGAGCCAGCTCTCCGGCGGGCAGCAGCAGCGCGTGGCCATTGCGCGCGCGCTGTGCATGACGCCCAAGATCATGCTGTTCGACGAGCCCACCTCGGCGCTCGACCCCGAGATGGTCAAGGAAGTGCTCGACACCATGATCGGCCTGGCCGAAGACGGCATGACCATGCTGTGCGTCACGCACGAAATGGGCTTTGCCCGCAGCGTGGCCGACCGGGTGATCTTCATGGCCGAGGGCAAGATCGTCGAGCAGGCGCCGCCGCAGGAATTCTTCAGCAATCCGCAGAACGAGAAAACGCGCCAGTTCCTCGGCCAGATCCTGAGCTCGCACCAGGCCCACTGA
- a CDS encoding transglutaminase family protein: protein MLLHVTHETRYEYSPPVETAQHLAHLKPLATSSQRLVSHKLAIEPQPAQRNELPDVYGNTRAFFALEATHDSLVVTAESVVETSEPVLSPAVARDLPWEAVRERFRYRKDATFDAASEFVFPSPYVPRHDDFAAYARASFAPERPTFDVAMDLTERMYRDFAYEADSTEISTPAVEALAQRKGVCQDFAHIMIACFRMMGLPARYVSGYLLTQPPPGQPRLVGADASHAWVSVYLPGEGDGPESAGGWAEFDPTNGRQPGEDYVALAIGRDYSDVSPMRGVLHGGARHTLKVGVTVQPIEELRTQAAEAAQ, encoded by the coding sequence ATGCTTCTTCACGTCACGCACGAAACCCGCTACGAGTATTCGCCCCCGGTCGAAACGGCGCAGCACCTGGCCCACCTGAAGCCGCTGGCCACCTCTTCGCAGCGGCTGGTGAGCCACAAGCTCGCCATAGAACCCCAGCCCGCGCAGCGCAACGAGCTGCCCGACGTGTACGGCAACACCCGCGCGTTCTTTGCGCTCGAAGCCACGCACGACAGCCTCGTGGTCACCGCCGAAAGCGTGGTCGAAACCTCCGAGCCCGTGCTTTCTCCGGCCGTGGCGCGCGACCTGCCCTGGGAGGCCGTTCGCGAGCGTTTCCGCTACCGCAAGGACGCCACCTTCGATGCGGCTTCGGAGTTCGTTTTTCCGTCGCCCTACGTGCCCCGCCACGACGACTTCGCGGCCTACGCGCGCGCAAGCTTCGCGCCTGAACGGCCGACTTTCGACGTGGCGATGGACCTCACCGAGCGCATGTACCGCGACTTTGCCTACGAGGCCGACAGCACCGAGATCAGCACGCCCGCGGTCGAGGCGCTCGCCCAGCGCAAGGGCGTGTGCCAGGACTTCGCCCACATCATGATTGCCTGCTTTCGCATGATGGGCCTGCCCGCGCGCTACGTGAGCGGCTACCTGCTCACGCAGCCACCACCGGGCCAGCCGCGGCTGGTGGGCGCCGATGCCTCGCACGCCTGGGTGTCGGTGTACCTGCCCGGCGAAGGCGACGGCCCCGAAAGCGCCGGCGGCTGGGCCGAGTTCGATCCCACCAACGGCCGGCAGCCGGGCGAAGACTACGTCGCGCTTGCCATCGGCCGCGACTATTCCGACGTGTCGCCCATGCGCGGCGTGCTGCATGGCGGTGCGCGCCACACGCTCAAGGTGGGCGTGACGGTGCAACCCATTGAAGAGCTGCGCACGCAGGCTGCGGAAGCGGCGCAGTGA
- a CDS encoding CorA family divalent cation transporter, with amino-acid sequence MSNTPTAPAVQHFRQALLWPLRLMPAPDAKPAHHGPWHLLREMGDASPWREEIDEYTGDSSRFHERHYNEFVSFLPYVQRFLYGEGRSKGKSGEEGGNDGDSPMRIFRRRDVAAVRMVPQAGDAPITLDVVHCDLYFFFDIDVVLLNLEVGADNLSLAQAQDLLYRFGRAYPAGWSADGNALHCMASVEWLAADGSVLARSDAQQRDAFLSHVAEHRAPRISAHWAYLMQPLVSDHSDDPGVLRYRQIEYYRMPVMAYLSLDDPKRLSRNDFIRLGLVTGAAEADAARDAHLPYAEQHLADFEHKYCYDRFWVDAGAAPNTRYLCNGHALIVVGDARSEFFCCRDRGVLAQFRHQHFLLFLIAHFQKASLLMFSDQLVEALKRLDIRSTPSVKQFKRAIRSSFERFLRFTHRYWFHEISEQAQVRALSHMCTTHLGLDPLYDEVKSRIADMNTYLDADSLRRQASTVVRLTVVTLFGLIGTVTTGFLGMNLLAEADAPLWRKAIWFGVVFVFTTWLTIYTMVKSQRLSDFIDALSNDRLGFRGKLSALARVWRSGAD; translated from the coding sequence ATGTCCAATACACCCACAGCGCCCGCCGTGCAGCATTTCAGGCAAGCCCTGCTCTGGCCCTTGCGGCTGATGCCGGCGCCCGATGCCAAGCCGGCGCACCACGGTCCGTGGCACCTGCTGCGCGAGATGGGCGATGCATCGCCCTGGCGCGAGGAGATCGACGAATACACCGGCGACAGCAGCCGCTTTCACGAGCGGCACTACAACGAGTTCGTGAGCTTCCTGCCGTATGTGCAGCGCTTCCTGTACGGCGAGGGCCGCTCCAAGGGCAAGAGCGGCGAAGAAGGCGGCAACGACGGCGACTCGCCGATGCGCATCTTTAGGCGGCGCGACGTTGCGGCCGTGCGGATGGTGCCGCAGGCCGGCGACGCGCCCATCACGCTCGACGTGGTGCATTGCGACCTGTACTTTTTCTTCGACATCGACGTGGTGCTGCTCAACCTGGAAGTCGGCGCGGACAACCTGAGCCTTGCGCAGGCGCAAGACCTGCTCTACCGCTTCGGCCGCGCCTACCCTGCCGGCTGGAGTGCCGACGGCAACGCGCTGCATTGCATGGCCAGCGTCGAGTGGCTGGCCGCCGACGGCAGCGTGCTCGCACGATCGGATGCGCAGCAGCGCGACGCATTTCTCTCGCACGTGGCCGAGCATCGCGCGCCGCGCATTTCGGCCCACTGGGCCTACCTGATGCAGCCGCTGGTGAGCGACCATTCCGACGACCCGGGCGTGCTGCGCTACCGGCAGATCGAGTACTACCGCATGCCAGTAATGGCATACCTTTCGCTCGATGACCCGAAGCGCCTCTCGCGCAACGATTTCATCCGGCTTGGCCTGGTCACCGGCGCCGCCGAGGCCGATGCGGCGCGGGATGCCCACCTGCCCTATGCGGAGCAGCACCTTGCAGACTTCGAACACAAGTACTGCTACGACCGCTTCTGGGTCGATGCCGGCGCGGCGCCGAACACTCGCTATCTCTGCAACGGCCATGCGCTGATCGTGGTGGGCGATGCCCGCTCGGAGTTCTTCTGCTGCCGCGACCGCGGCGTGCTCGCGCAGTTCAGGCACCAGCACTTCCTGCTGTTTCTGATCGCGCACTTCCAGAAGGCATCGCTCCTGATGTTCTCGGACCAGCTGGTGGAGGCGCTCAAGCGGCTAGACATTCGCAGCACGCCGAGCGTGAAGCAGTTCAAGCGCGCCATCCGTTCGAGCTTCGAGCGCTTTCTGCGCTTCACGCATCGCTACTGGTTCCACGAAATTTCGGAGCAGGCGCAGGTACGCGCGCTCTCTCACATGTGCACCACGCACCTCGGGCTCGATCCGCTCTACGACGAGGTCAAGTCGCGCATCGCCGACATGAACACGTATCTCGATGCCGACAGCCTGCGCCGGCAGGCGAGCACGGTGGTGCGGCTCACGGTGGTCACGCTGTTCGGCCTGATTGGCACCGTGACAACGGGCTTTTTGGGCATGAACCTGCTGGCCGAGGCCGACGCACCGCTGTGGCGCAAGGCGATCTGGTTCGGCGTGGTGTTCGTCTTCACGACCTGGCTCACGATCTACACGATGGTGAAGTCTCAGCGCCTGTCGGACTTCATCGATGCGCTGTCCAACGATCGGCTGGGGTTTCGCGGGAAACTCAGTGCGCTGGCGCGGGTTTGGCGGTCTGGGGCTGATTGA
- a CDS encoding sugar kinase, with protein sequence MTEPTAFDVALFGEAMLLLVADRPGPLENAEAFHKRTAGAETNVAIGLSRLGLKVGWASRLGTDSMGRYLIATMKAEDIDCSHVICDPAQRTGFQFKGRVTDGSDPPVEYHRKGSAASHMGPADVDEAWLRSARHLHATGVFPAISDTSLQAALKTMDVMRAAGRTISFDTNLRPTLWPSTDTMRHWINELASRADWVLPGIEEGLLLTGHTQPEDVASFYRERGAKLVVVKLGSEGAYYDSDVAGTGRIEGFPVKEVVDTVGAGDGFAAGVVSALLEGKSVPEAVRRGAWIGARAVQVLGDTEGLPTRAELEEAGL encoded by the coding sequence ATGACTGAACCGACCGCTTTCGACGTTGCCCTGTTCGGCGAAGCCATGCTGCTGCTCGTGGCCGACCGGCCCGGCCCACTGGAAAACGCAGAGGCGTTTCACAAGCGCACCGCCGGCGCCGAAACCAACGTGGCCATCGGCCTTTCGCGTCTCGGCCTCAAGGTGGGCTGGGCCAGCCGGTTGGGCACGGACTCGATGGGGCGCTATCTGATTGCAACGATGAAGGCCGAGGACATCGACTGCTCGCACGTGATCTGCGACCCCGCGCAGCGCACCGGCTTCCAGTTCAAGGGCCGGGTCACCGACGGCAGCGATCCGCCGGTCGAATACCACCGCAAGGGCTCGGCCGCGAGCCACATGGGCCCTGCCGATGTCGATGAAGCCTGGCTGCGTTCGGCGCGCCACCTGCACGCCACGGGCGTGTTCCCGGCCATTTCCGACACCAGCCTGCAGGCCGCCCTCAAGACGATGGACGTGATGCGCGCGGCCGGCCGCACCATCTCGTTCGACACCAACCTGCGGCCTACGCTGTGGCCGTCGACCGACACCATGCGCCACTGGATCAACGAGCTGGCCTCGCGTGCCGACTGGGTGCTGCCGGGCATCGAAGAGGGCCTGCTGCTCACCGGCCACACCCAGCCTGAAGACGTGGCCAGCTTCTATCGTGAGCGCGGTGCGAAGCTGGTGGTGGTCAAACTCGGTTCCGAAGGCGCGTACTACGACAGCGACGTGGCGGGCACCGGACGCATCGAAGGCTTTCCGGTGAAGGAAGTGGTCGACACCGTGGGCGCGGGCGACGGCTTTGCGGCCGGCGTGGTGAGCGCATTGCTCGAAGGCAAGAGCGTGCCCGAGGCCGTGCGCCGCGGTGCCTGGATTGGCGCACGCGCGGTGCAGGTGCTGGGCGATACCGAAGGCTTGCCAACGCGCGCCGAACTCGAAGAAGCAGGACTCTGA
- a CDS encoding transporter substrate-binding domain-containing protein yields the protein MTRTTTRRIALAALGLGAALTMFAPFASAQSVADIKKKGEITIGMLVDFPPYGTTNAQNQPDGYDADVAKLLAKEWGVKANIVPVTGPNRIPFLLTNKVDVLVASLAITPERAKQVQFSQPYAAATIVLYGATKTPIKAAADLKGLRVGVARASTQDVAVTKAAPEGTEIRRFDDDASAMQALISGQVDAIGCSVTVAAQIAKRVPAGSYENKFTLVQQSMGIAMRPGQEELHKAVNEFVAKNIANGELNKLYQKWLQADLPKMQ from the coding sequence ATGACCCGTACCACCACCCGCCGCATTGCGCTGGCAGCCCTTGGCCTTGGCGCCGCGCTCACCATGTTCGCACCCTTTGCATCGGCCCAATCCGTGGCCGACATCAAGAAGAAGGGCGAGATCACCATCGGCATGCTGGTCGACTTTCCGCCCTATGGCACCACCAACGCGCAGAACCAGCCCGACGGCTACGATGCCGACGTGGCCAAGCTGCTCGCGAAGGAGTGGGGCGTCAAGGCCAACATCGTGCCGGTGACCGGCCCCAACCGCATTCCGTTCCTGCTGACCAACAAGGTCGACGTGCTGGTCGCTTCGCTGGCCATCACGCCCGAGCGTGCCAAGCAGGTGCAGTTTTCGCAGCCCTATGCAGCCGCCACCATCGTGCTGTACGGCGCCACCAAGACGCCCATCAAGGCTGCAGCCGACCTGAAGGGCCTGCGCGTGGGCGTGGCCCGCGCCTCGACGCAAGACGTGGCCGTGACCAAGGCCGCGCCCGAAGGCACCGAAATCCGCCGCTTCGACGACGATGCCTCGGCCATGCAGGCGCTGATCTCGGGCCAGGTCGATGCCATCGGCTGCTCGGTGACCGTGGCCGCGCAAATTGCCAAGCGCGTGCCCGCCGGGAGCTACGAAAACAAGTTCACGCTGGTGCAGCAATCGATGGGCATTGCCATGCGTCCGGGCCAGGAAGAGCTGCACAAGGCGGTCAACGAATTCGTTGCCAAGAACATCGCCAATGGCGAGCTCAACAAGCTCTACCAGAAGTGGCTGCAGGCCGACCTGCCGAAGATGCAGTGA
- a CDS encoding LacI family DNA-binding transcriptional regulator, producing the protein MNPSGRATIADVAEAAGVSKATVSRFLNHRERLLSRDIAARVEAAIAKLAYTPSPMAQALSHGRSRLIGLIVADITNPYSVAVLRGAEKACQDAGYLVMLFNLGNESEREREAIDALAGYQVDGFILNTLGRGSNVVDAVTLHGKPAVLVDRRHAGMHTDFVSLDNHSAMRDTCGHLVEGGYRELLYVTEPQKGVSSRRERTAAFRACVAAHEPRVAGEVFESVEGESDALDEALRALHRRAKRGRRAAVVAGNAVVTLRVAQAMARLSWHFGQELGFVGFDDPEWASLIGPGLSTVAQPTDAIGRCAATCLIERLQGLDAAPRQLLLPGQLVVRGSSQPTA; encoded by the coding sequence ATGAATCCGAGCGGGCGCGCCACCATTGCCGACGTCGCCGAAGCCGCAGGCGTCTCCAAAGCCACCGTCTCGCGCTTTCTCAACCACCGCGAGCGCCTCTTGAGCCGCGACATCGCGGCGCGCGTCGAGGCAGCCATCGCCAAGCTGGCCTACACGCCCAGCCCCATGGCACAGGCGCTGAGCCACGGTCGCTCGCGCCTCATCGGCCTGATCGTGGCGGACATCACCAACCCGTATTCGGTAGCCGTGCTGCGCGGTGCCGAGAAGGCCTGCCAGGACGCGGGCTACCTGGTGATGCTGTTCAACCTGGGCAACGAGAGCGAACGCGAACGCGAGGCCATCGATGCGCTTGCGGGCTACCAGGTCGACGGCTTCATTCTCAACACGCTGGGGCGCGGCAGCAACGTGGTCGATGCGGTCACGCTGCACGGCAAGCCCGCGGTGCTGGTCGACCGCCGGCATGCCGGCATGCACACCGATTTCGTCTCGCTCGACAACCATTCGGCGATGCGCGACACCTGCGGCCATCTGGTCGAAGGCGGTTATCGCGAACTGCTCTACGTGACCGAGCCGCAAAAGGGCGTGAGCTCGCGGCGCGAACGCACCGCCGCCTTCCGTGCCTGCGTGGCCGCGCACGAGCCGCGCGTGGCGGGCGAGGTGTTCGAAAGCGTCGAGGGAGAAAGCGATGCGCTGGACGAAGCCTTGCGCGCCTTGCATCGGCGCGCAAAGCGCGGACGCCGTGCGGCGGTGGTCGCGGGAAATGCGGTGGTCACGCTGCGTGTCGCACAGGCCATGGCGCGCCTGAGCTGGCACTTCGGGCAGGAGTTGGGCTTCGTCGGCTTCGACGATCCCGAATGGGCCTCGCTGATCGGCCCCGGCCTGAGCACCGTGGCACAGCCCACCGATGCTATCGGCCGCTGTGCCGCTACCTGCCTGATCGAGCGGCTGCAGGGGCTGGATGCGGCGCCGCGCCAGCTGCTGCTGCCGGGGCAACTGGTGGTGCGGGGCTCGTCTCAGCCGACGGCATAG
- a CDS encoding RidA family protein: protein MSVYDKLSSLGITLPPVAAPAAAYVPFVRTGNLVFLSGHIAKKDGKVWTGQLGANVSTEEGKQAARAIAIDLLGTLHAAVGDLNKITRIVKVMSLVNSVGTFTEQHLVTNGASELFAEVFGAEKGSHARSAFGVAQVPLGACVEIDLVAEVG, encoded by the coding sequence ATGAGCGTTTACGACAAGCTTTCCAGCCTCGGCATCACCCTGCCCCCGGTCGCCGCCCCCGCCGCGGCCTATGTGCCCTTCGTGCGCACCGGCAACCTCGTTTTTCTTTCGGGCCATATCGCCAAGAAGGACGGCAAGGTCTGGACCGGCCAGCTCGGCGCCAACGTCAGCACCGAAGAAGGCAAGCAGGCCGCGCGCGCCATTGCCATCGACCTGCTGGGCACGCTGCATGCGGCCGTGGGCGACCTGAACAAGATCACGCGCATCGTCAAGGTGATGAGCCTGGTCAACTCCGTCGGCACATTCACGGAGCAGCACCTGGTGACCAACGGCGCGAGCGAGCTGTTTGCCGAAGTGTTCGGCGCCGAGAAGGGCTCGCATGCGCGCAGCGCGTTCGGCGTGGCACAAGTGCCGCTGGGCGCCTGCGTCGAGATCGACCTGGTCGCCGAAGTCGGCTGA
- a CDS encoding 2-hydroxyacid dehydrogenase — MTDKKNVLVFRALPEDQLARLQAAHHVSVADPRKEPEAFGAALGTANGLIGSSYNIDAALLDAAPQLKVISSVSVGVDNYPLAELHKRGIVLCHTPDVLTETVADSVFSILMATQRRVVELSNLVREGRWTKNIGEEFFGTDVHGKTLGILGFGRIGQAVARRAALGFGMPVLYHSRRPVDLAAQAPELQGRATHTPLDDLLSRSDIVLAMLPLTDATRGMIDAGFFARMKPGASFINGGRGATVNETALLHALDHGTLRAAGLDVFAKEPLPADSPLRTHSRVTPLPHIGSATHETRHAMAELATTNLLQVLAGEKPTAPYDTAGA; from the coding sequence ATGACCGACAAGAAGAACGTGCTTGTCTTCAGGGCGCTGCCCGAAGACCAACTCGCGCGCCTGCAGGCCGCACACCATGTGTCCGTTGCCGATCCGCGCAAGGAGCCGGAGGCCTTTGGCGCCGCGCTCGGCACCGCGAACGGGCTGATCGGTTCGAGCTACAACATCGACGCCGCACTGCTCGATGCGGCGCCCCAGCTCAAGGTGATCTCGAGCGTGTCGGTCGGCGTCGACAACTATCCGCTGGCGGAGCTGCACAAGCGCGGCATCGTGCTGTGCCACACGCCCGACGTGCTGACCGAGACGGTGGCCGACTCGGTGTTCTCCATCCTGATGGCCACGCAGCGCCGCGTCGTCGAGCTCTCGAACCTCGTGCGCGAAGGGCGCTGGACCAAGAACATCGGCGAAGAGTTCTTCGGCACCGATGTGCACGGCAAGACGCTCGGCATTCTCGGCTTTGGCCGCATCGGCCAGGCCGTGGCCCGGCGCGCGGCATTGGGTTTCGGCATGCCGGTGCTCTACCACTCGCGCCGGCCCGTCGACCTGGCCGCGCAGGCGCCCGAGCTGCAGGGCCGCGCAACCCATACACCGCTTGACGACCTGCTCTCGCGGTCGGACATCGTGCTGGCGATGCTGCCGCTCACCGACGCGACGCGCGGCATGATCGATGCCGGCTTCTTCGCGCGCATGAAGCCGGGGGCGTCTTTCATCAATGGCGGCCGTGGCGCTACGGTGAACGAAACCGCATTGCTGCACGCGCTCGACCACGGCACGTTGCGCGCCGCGGGCCTGGACGTGTTCGCGAAAGAGCCGCTGCCGGCCGATTCGCCGCTGCGCACGCATTCGCGCGTGACGCCGCTGCCGCACATCGGTTCGGCGACGCATGAGACGCGGCATGCGATGGCTGAGCTGGCAACGACCAATCTTCTGCAGGTCTTGGCCGGCGAGAAACCGACCGCGCCGTACGACACGGCGGGCGCATGA
- a CDS encoding sugar phosphate isomerase/epimerase family protein: protein MSFQVLISLSSFGAAEVGRHGQLWCSQLALEAGADSVEVRGEMLRNPEAELPSLAGLASVYSSPEGLWAEGGWLDSAALARGIAAATRLGVRRLKMSIGDFRPSSHGSLWGLKVQLAETRVELLIENDQTVRAGTLPALQAFFDAADKAGVELGMTFDMGNWHWLGECPLQAAQALAHRVRYVHCKGAQRLAHKWVAVPLGDSAAPWRAVLRALPADVPHAIEYPLVGDDLMAVARTQIDFIRSARA from the coding sequence ATGTCTTTTCAGGTACTCATTTCTCTGTCGTCCTTCGGTGCGGCCGAGGTGGGCCGGCATGGCCAGCTCTGGTGCTCGCAACTGGCGCTCGAGGCCGGGGCCGATTCGGTCGAGGTGCGCGGCGAGATGCTGCGCAACCCCGAGGCGGAACTGCCCTCGCTCGCGGGGCTGGCCTCCGTGTATTCCAGCCCAGAAGGGCTCTGGGCCGAAGGCGGCTGGCTCGACAGCGCAGCCTTGGCGCGCGGCATTGCGGCCGCAACCAGGCTGGGCGTCAGGCGGCTCAAGATGTCGATCGGCGACTTTCGCCCGTCGTCGCACGGGTCGCTGTGGGGCCTGAAGGTGCAGCTCGCGGAAACCCGTGTCGAACTGCTGATCGAAAACGACCAGACCGTGCGCGCCGGCACGCTGCCCGCGCTGCAGGCTTTCTTCGACGCGGCCGACAAGGCCGGCGTCGAACTCGGCATGACCTTCGACATGGGCAACTGGCACTGGCTGGGCGAATGCCCGCTGCAGGCCGCCCAGGCGCTGGCGCATCGCGTTCGCTACGTGCATTGCAAGGGCGCGCAGCGCCTCGCGCACAAGTGGGTGGCGGTGCCGCTGGGCGACTCGGCCGCGCCATGGCGCGCGGTGCTGCGCGCGCTGCCGGCCGACGTGCCGCATGCCATCGAATACCCTCTGGTGGGGGACGACCTGATGGCCGTCGCACGCACGCAAATCGATTTCATCCGCTCCGCGCGAGCCTAG
- a CDS encoding amino acid ABC transporter permease, translating into MNYQFQFDAVFAAWPLLLKGTWITIQLSLSATLIGLVVAIFCAWGKTSGPGWLRFVINAYIEVIRNTPFLVQLFFFFFALPAIGLRWSPQTAALVAMVVNLGAYATEIIRAGIESIPKGQIEAGRALNLKPWEIFRFVIIKPALKAIYPALTSQFILLMLSSAVVSVISADDLTSVAANLQSQTFRSFEIYIVVAAIYLALALAFSAMFKLIYKRTLNYPDRR; encoded by the coding sequence ATGAACTACCAGTTTCAATTCGACGCCGTCTTCGCTGCCTGGCCGCTGCTGCTCAAGGGCACCTGGATCACGATTCAGCTTTCGCTTTCCGCCACGCTGATCGGCTTGGTGGTCGCCATCTTCTGCGCCTGGGGCAAGACCTCGGGGCCGGGCTGGCTGCGCTTTGTCATCAACGCGTACATCGAGGTCATCCGCAACACGCCTTTCCTGGTGCAGCTGTTCTTTTTCTTCTTCGCGCTGCCGGCCATCGGCCTGCGCTGGTCGCCGCAAACGGCCGCGCTGGTGGCCATGGTGGTGAACCTCGGCGCGTATGCGACCGAAATCATCCGCGCGGGAATCGAGTCGATTCCCAAGGGGCAGATCGAGGCGGGCAGGGCGCTCAACCTCAAGCCCTGGGAGATCTTCCGCTTCGTGATCATCAAGCCCGCGCTCAAGGCCATCTACCCGGCGCTCACGAGCCAGTTCATCCTGCTGATGCTGAGCTCGGCCGTGGTGTCGGTCATCTCGGCCGACGACCTGACCTCGGTGGCCGCCAACCTGCAGTCGCAGACCTTCCGCAGCTTCGAGATCTACATCGTGGTGGCTGCCATCTACCTCGCGCTGGCACTGGCCTTCTCGGCCATGTTCAAGCTGATCTACAAGCGCACGCTCAACTATCCGGACCGCCGGTAA